The Rhodococcus triatomae genome includes a window with the following:
- a CDS encoding TetR family transcriptional regulator codes for MESVEGTPAAVGRDGLLSLLRDGELPSRDAKPSQRERYRRIVDSAMELASEGGYDAVQMRAVADRAGVALGTVYRYFPSKNHLLVMGMLIAFEGMRARLEQAEIPGDTPSERILFILQKNTTVLERDHPRYEAMVRAYMFADASASAELDAIGALMGQMFGKAIGAAELSPVQLNAVRVIGDVWMSTLVSWVAGRMSAEDVLEHLASAVRLVFRRLGG; via the coding sequence ATGGAGAGTGTCGAAGGAACACCGGCGGCAGTCGGCCGCGACGGTCTGTTGTCACTGCTCCGGGACGGTGAACTACCATCTCGCGACGCCAAGCCCTCGCAGCGCGAGCGCTATCGACGCATCGTCGATTCCGCGATGGAGCTGGCGAGTGAAGGCGGCTACGACGCCGTGCAGATGCGTGCGGTGGCCGACCGGGCCGGCGTCGCCCTCGGCACCGTGTACCGCTACTTCCCGTCGAAGAACCACCTGCTGGTGATGGGCATGCTCATCGCATTCGAGGGGATGCGGGCCAGGCTCGAGCAGGCCGAGATCCCGGGCGACACCCCGTCGGAGCGGATCCTGTTCATCCTGCAGAAGAACACGACGGTTCTCGAACGCGATCATCCGAGGTACGAGGCGATGGTGCGTGCCTACATGTTCGCCGATGCGTCGGCGTCCGCCGAACTGGATGCGATCGGTGCGCTGATGGGCCAGATGTTCGGAAAGGCGATCGGGGCCGCGGAGCTGTCGCCGGTGCAGCTCAACGCGGTGCGCGTCATCGGCGACGTCTGGATGTCGACGCTCGTGTCGTGGGTGGCCGGGCGGATGTCGGCGGAGGATGTCCTGGAGCACCTCGCCTCGGCGGTGCGCCTGGTGTTCCGCCGACTCGGGGGCTGA